The Curtobacterium sp. MCSS17_015 genomic sequence GGACGGAGGTGATCCGGGCCTCCCGTGTGGAGGGACGGACACGACCGGTTTGGACCCCGTCCGAGGGCCGTGGGACGATGACCCGTCCACCGCCAGCGCTCCCGTGAGGTCCCATGTCGTCCGCGCCGTCACTCAGCCACCAGCTCCTCCGGCGCAAGCCGGTCGACCAGCTCCGCGCGGAAGCGGCTGAAGGGGTCGACGGCCAACCGCTCCGTCGGACGCTGGGCGTCTGGCACCTCACCATGATCAGCGTCGGCGCGACGCTCGGCACGGGCATCCTCGTCGTGCTCGGCACCGCCGTGCCGCTGGCCGGCCCCGCGGTGTGGATCGCGTTCGTGGTCGCCGGGGTCGCGGCGCTGCTGTCCGCGCTGTCGTACGCCGAGATGGCCGGCGCGGTGCCCACCTCGGGGTCGAGCTACTCGTACACCTACGCGACCATGGGCGAGGGGATCGCCTGGATCTGCGGATGGTGCCTGGTCCTCGAGTACGCGGTGTCGGTCGCCGCCGTCGCCGTGGGTGCGAGCGAGTACGTCGACGAGACGCTGCGGGTGTTCGGACTGCACCTGCCCACCGTGCTGTCCGCGCCTCCCGGCGACGGCGGGTTCGTCAACCTGCCCGCGGCGGCGCTCGTCCTCATCGCGATGCTGGTCCTGCTGCCCGGGGCGAAGGAGAGCGCCTGGGTGAACACGCTCATGGTGCTCGTGAAGATCGCGCTCCTGGTGTTCTTCGTCATCGTCGCCTTCTCGGCGTTCCGCGTCGGGAACTTCGAACCACTCGCGCCGATGGGGGCCGCGGGTGTCAGCGCGGCCGCCTCCCGGCTCTTCTTCTCGTACATCGGCTTCGATGCCGCGTCGACCGCGGGCGAAGAAGCCGAGGACCCCCGCCGGGACCTGCCGCGCGCCATCATCGGGTCGATCGCCCTCATCACCGCGCTGTACATCCTGGTCGCCGTCGCGGCCATCGGCGCTCGGTCGTGGACGTCGTTCTCCGCGGACGAGGCGTCGCTCGTCCGCATCGTCGTCGACGTCACCGGGCAGCCCGTCGTGGCGCTCGTGTTCTCGATCGGTGCCGTGATCGCGATCGCCAGCGTGGTCCTCACCGTCCTCTACGGGCAGACCCGGATCCTCCTGTCCATGGCTCGGGACGGGCTCGTGCCGAAGGTGTTCGGGCGGGTGTCGCCGCGCACGGGTACCCCGATCGCCAACACCCTCATCGTCGGCGTCGTGGTCACGATCGTGTCCGCACTCGTGCCCCTCGGTGAGCTCGCCGACGCCACGAGCATCGGGACGCTCATCGCGTTCGCCCTCGTGAACATCTCGGTGATCGTGCTCCGTCGGACGCAGCCGGACCTCGAGCGCTCCTACCGCGTGCCGCTCTTCCCCGTGGTGCCGGTGCTCGGCGTCCTGTTCTGCCTGTTCCTGGCGGTGACGCTCGGCACGGGGACCTGGATCGCGTTCGGCATCTGGATGGTCGTCGGCGCGGTCCTGTACTTCGCGTACGGCCGTCGCCACAGCACGCTCGCGTAGGCCGAGAAGCACGCCAGCGGAACGTTCGATCCCGAGGAGTTCGAGCACGCCCTTCCCCGCCGACCCGCACGAGGATCGCGTCGCGCGCGTCTGGTCGCTGCGGCGCTCGACGTCCGACATCCGTGAGGACCAGCTGCGCCGCCTCCCGGAGGTCCGGACCGTCGTCTGACGGCGCCACCGGCCCGAGGTTGCCCGGGCGGACAGGATCAACCGGCCGGGAGGCGCACCCCGTCAGCCCAGCCGAGGCCCGGCTCCGCCACACCCACACCTGCCCACCACTCCCGCACACGACGAAGGCCGCCACCCCGAGGGGCAGCGGCCTTCGTGACCAGGAGGTCGGACTCAGACGAGCTCGACGGTGGCGCCAGCGGCCTCGAGGGCAGCCTTCGCCTTGTCGGCAGCTTCCTTGTTCGCACCCTCGAGGATCTTCGCGTCGGCGGTCTCGACGAGCGCCTTGGCCTCGCCCAGGCCGAGCGACGTGAGGCCACGGACCTCCTTGATGACCTGGATCTTCTTGTCACCGGCCGACTTGAGCACGACGTCGAACTCGGTCTTCTCCTCGACCTCCTCGGCGGGGGCAGCAGCGCCACCGGCCGCGGCGACCGCGACGGGGGCAGCAGCGGTGACCTCGAAGACCTCTTCGAACTTCTTCACGAAGTCCGAGAGCTCGATGAGCGTGAGCTCCTTGAAGGCCTCGATGAGCTCGTCCTGCGAAAGCTTCGCCATGATTTTCTCCTACTACTTACTGATGCGTGGTGTGGTTGTGGAACGCGTGCCTGGTCAGGCCGCGGACTCCTGCTTCTCGCGGAGGGCGTCCACCGTGCGGACGGCCTGCGAGAGGGGTGCGTTGAACAGGTACGCAGCACCGAACAGCGAGGCCTTGAAGGCGCCGGCGAGCTTGCCGAGCAGCACTTCGCGGGACTCGAGGTCGGCGAGCTTGTCCACCTCGGTCGCGGTGAGCGGGTTACCGTCGAAGTAACCGCCCTTCACCACGAGCTCGGGGTTCGCCTTGGCGAATGCACGCAGCGACTTCGCGACGGCGACGGTGTCACCGTGGACGAAGGCGAGAGCGGACGGACCGGCGAGCTCGTCGTCGAACGACGTGATGCCTGCCTCGTTGGCCGCGATCTTGGTCAGCGTGTTCTTCACCACGGCGTACGTGGCGTGCTCACGGATCGAGTTGCGGAGCTCCTTGAGCTGCGCGACCGTGAGACCGCGGTACTCGGTGAGCAGAACGGCGTTCGAGCTACGGAAGGACTCCGTGAGCTCGGCGACCGCAGCTTCCTTGTTCGCCATGGTTCTCCTTGGGGTTCTTGCTGGCAGCCCCTGGTCCACGAACGAAAAAAGCTCCGGCGCAGAGGCTCGGAGCTGCTCCCGCACGACGTGTGGGAGTGGTTCTGAACACCTGCGCGGGCTGCCTCGTGACGAGGACCTTCGGCCACTGTCCATGCGTGAGCACAGCAGCGACGACCAGCGGTCTTTGGCTGAGAAGAACGGTAACACATCCGAGTGGCGTTCCGGAACCCCGCCCGCGGCCAGGAGGCCCGGCATGCGCACGCCCCGGGCGTGCCGGCCCGCGGCCAGCCGGGACCGGTGGCTCAGGACCGTTCCGGGACGCCCGACCACGCCTCCGCCGACGTCGGCGGCGCCGTGTCGGCAGGAGAACCCGCCGCCCCTGGTCGGTCACCCGAACCGACTCCGCCGTCGCCGACACCCCGGCCAGCAGCAGGACCAGCGACAGCGACGTCACCGGCCCCGCTCGTCGCCCGCTCCCCCGGTCGCTCCGGCAGGTGCACCGTGAAGACCGTCTCCCCCGGCCGGCTCGTCACTCCGACCCGTCCGCCGTGCGCCTGCACGACCGCGTCGACGATCGCGAGGCCGAGCCCCGTCGACCCGGCGGTCCGGGAGCGCGAGCTGTCGGCGCGCGCGAAGCGCTCGAAGAGCTTCGGCAGGAACTCCGGGTCGATGCCCTGCCCGTCGTCGCGGACGGTGAGGTCGACGCCGCCGCCGTCGGCCGCAGGCACCCGGGCGAGGCCGACCGTGATGCGTGTGCCGTCGGGCGTGTGGGTCCGCGCGTTCGTGACCAGGTTGACGATCACCTGGTGCAACCGGGCGGCGTCCCCGACGACCTCGACGGGGTCCTCCGGCAGGTCCACCTCGATCGGGTGGTCCGGCGAGGCGGCGTGTGCGTCGTTGACGGCGTCGAGCACGAGGCCGGTGAGGTCGACGTCGGCGAACTGGATCTCGCGCCCTTCGTCGAGTCGTGCCAGGAGCAGCAGGTCCTCGACCATCGAGGTCATCCGGACCGACTCCGACTCGATGCGGCTCATCGCGTAGACCACGTCCGGCGGCAGGTCACCGCCCATCCGGCGCGTCAGTTCGGCGTAGCCGCGCACCGAGGCGAGCGGCGTCCGGAGTTCGTGCGACGCGTCGGCGACGAACTGCCGGACCTTCTGCTCCGAGCGCTCGCGGGCCTGCATGGCGCCGGCGATGTGCCCGAGCATCCGGTTGAAGGCGGCGCCGACCCGACCGACCTCGGTCTCCGGGTCGTCGTCGGGTACGCGGATGCCGACCAGTGCGTCGCTCCGCTCGAGCGGCATGCGC encodes the following:
- a CDS encoding HAMP domain-containing sensor histidine kinase; this encodes MTLRRRLVLSIVALVVAVSAVIGGGSIVALFSIQRSAIDEQLQYATNRAQRSVEQQGPNGPGLDIGRPSGQAAGTLTVYFLDGSVVVGSVLDNAGDVDRLSASAVRPLGTVRVDGRPHTIDLGGGLGSYRVSAATVGPAVLVVGLPLAPVHESVWKLFGVVLVVTGLALLAASLVATAAVRRALRPLDRVAETASTVARMPLERSDALVGIRVPDDDPETEVGRVGAAFNRMLGHIAGAMQARERSEQKVRQFVADASHELRTPLASVRGYAELTRRMGGDLPPDVVYAMSRIESESVRMTSMVEDLLLLARLDEGREIQFADVDLTGLVLDAVNDAHAASPDHPIEVDLPEDPVEVVGDAARLHQVIVNLVTNARTHTPDGTRITVGLARVPAADGGGVDLTVRDDGQGIDPEFLPKLFERFARADSSRSRTAGSTGLGLAIVDAVVQAHGGRVGVTSRPGETVFTVHLPERPGERATSGAGDVAVAGPAAGRGVGDGGVGSGDRPGAAGSPADTAPPTSAEAWSGVPERS
- a CDS encoding amino acid permease, producing MSSAPSLSHQLLRRKPVDQLRAEAAEGVDGQPLRRTLGVWHLTMISVGATLGTGILVVLGTAVPLAGPAVWIAFVVAGVAALLSALSYAEMAGAVPTSGSSYSYTYATMGEGIAWICGWCLVLEYAVSVAAVAVGASEYVDETLRVFGLHLPTVLSAPPGDGGFVNLPAAALVLIAMLVLLPGAKESAWVNTLMVLVKIALLVFFVIVAFSAFRVGNFEPLAPMGAAGVSAAASRLFFSYIGFDAASTAGEEAEDPRRDLPRAIIGSIALITALYILVAVAAIGARSWTSFSADEASLVRIVVDVTGQPVVALVFSIGAVIAIASVVLTVLYGQTRILLSMARDGLVPKVFGRVSPRTGTPIANTLIVGVVVTIVSALVPLGELADATSIGTLIAFALVNISVIVLRRTQPDLERSYRVPLFPVVPVLGVLFCLFLAVTLGTGTWIAFGIWMVVGAVLYFAYGRRHSTLA
- the rplL gene encoding 50S ribosomal protein L7/L12 — encoded protein: MAKLSQDELIEAFKELTLIELSDFVKKFEEVFEVTAAAPVAVAAAGGAAAPAEEVEEKTEFDVVLKSAGDKKIQVIKEVRGLTSLGLGEAKALVETADAKILEGANKEAADKAKAALEAAGATVELV
- the rplJ gene encoding 50S ribosomal protein L10, giving the protein MANKEAAVAELTESFRSSNAVLLTEYRGLTVAQLKELRNSIREHATYAVVKNTLTKIAANEAGITSFDDELAGPSALAFVHGDTVAVAKSLRAFAKANPELVVKGGYFDGNPLTATEVDKLADLESREVLLGKLAGAFKASLFGAAYLFNAPLSQAVRTVDALREKQESAA